The following proteins are encoded in a genomic region of Planococcus lenghuensis:
- the rpoC gene encoding DNA-directed RNA polymerase subunit beta', producing MIDVNNFEYMKIGLASPDKIRSWSYGEVKKPETINYRTLKPEKDGLFCERIFGPTKDWECHCGKYKRVRYKGVVCDRCGVEVTRAKVRRERMGHIELAAPVSHIWYFKGIPSRMGLILDISPRSLEEVIYFASYVVIDPADTPLEKKQLLSEKEYRAYRDKYGRKFQAAMGAEAIKRLLQEIDLEKETDTLKEELKTAQGQRRTRAIKRLEVVESFRNSGNRPDWMVLDVLPVIPPELRPMVQLDGGRFATSDLNDLYRRVINRNNRLKRLLDLGAPSIIVQNEKRMLQEAVDSLIDNGRRGRPVTGPGNRPLKSLSHMLKGKQGRFRQNLLGKRVDYSGRSVIVVGPNLKMYQCGLPKEMAIELFKPFVMKELVERGLAHNIKSAKRKIERLHSEVWDVLEEVIKEHPVLLNRAPTLHRLGIQAFEPTLVEGRAIRLHPLVCTAYNADFDGDQMAVHVPLSSEAQAEARLLMLAAQNILNPKDGKPVVTPSQDMVLGNYYLTLERKNATGEGSSFYGPNEVMVAYQNGHVHLHSRIAIKASSVNNPTFTEEQNKMLLLTTVGKVIFNEILPKSFPYINEPTDYNLQVETPAKYFVPTNTDIRKHFETAELVQPFKKKILGNIIAEVFKRFHITETSRMLDRMKNLGFSYSTKAGITIGISDIVVLPDKGKILEEAQDKVDKVTKQFRRGLITEEERYERVISYWSQAKDVIQDKLMASLDTLNPIFMMSDSGARGNASNFTQLAGMRGLMANPAGRIIELPIKSSFREGLTVLEYFISTHGARKGLADTALKTADSGYLTRRLVDVAQDVIVREDDCGTDRGLLVGALMEGTEVIEELEERIVGRHTKKTIRHPETKEVILPKDELITEDITRIIIESGLKEITIRSAFMCNTKHGVCKKCYGTNLATGEEVEVGEAVGIIAAQSIGEPGTQLTMRTFHTGGVAGSDITQGLPRIQEIFESRNPKGQAVISEITGTVTAVDEIREGQKEITIQGDVETRKYSTPYNARLRVAVDNQIARGQVLTEGSIDPKELLRVKDVASVQEYLLKEVQKVYRMQGVEIGDKHVEVMVRQMLRKVRVIEAGDTDLLPGSLLDIHQFTEANVKAVLAGDMPATSRPVILGITKASLETESFLSAASFQETTRVLTDAAIKGKRDELLGLKENVIIGKLVPAGTGMQRYRQIELDGVENEPLEEVVNAE from the coding sequence TTGATAGATGTTAACAATTTCGAATATATGAAAATCGGTTTAGCTTCACCCGATAAAATTCGTTCGTGGTCATACGGGGAAGTCAAAAAACCAGAAACAATTAACTACCGGACACTGAAGCCAGAAAAGGACGGATTATTCTGTGAGCGAATTTTCGGTCCGACAAAAGACTGGGAATGCCATTGCGGAAAGTACAAGCGCGTCCGCTATAAAGGTGTTGTCTGTGATCGCTGTGGCGTAGAAGTAACACGTGCGAAAGTCCGCCGCGAACGGATGGGGCATATTGAACTTGCTGCTCCAGTTTCACACATTTGGTACTTTAAAGGCATCCCGAGCCGAATGGGTCTGATTTTGGACATTTCACCGCGTTCACTGGAAGAAGTTATTTATTTCGCTTCATATGTGGTCATCGACCCGGCGGATACGCCGCTCGAGAAAAAGCAGCTTCTGTCTGAAAAAGAGTACCGCGCGTACCGCGACAAATACGGACGCAAATTCCAGGCGGCTATGGGAGCAGAGGCTATCAAGCGTCTCCTCCAGGAAATTGACCTGGAAAAAGAAACCGACACATTGAAAGAAGAACTGAAAACCGCACAAGGTCAGCGTCGTACCCGGGCAATCAAACGGCTGGAAGTTGTGGAATCATTCCGTAACTCCGGCAACCGTCCGGATTGGATGGTACTTGACGTGCTGCCGGTTATTCCGCCGGAGCTTCGTCCAATGGTTCAACTGGACGGCGGCCGTTTTGCCACATCCGACCTGAATGACTTGTACCGCCGTGTAATTAACCGGAACAACCGGCTGAAACGGTTACTCGATCTTGGTGCGCCAAGCATTATCGTGCAAAACGAAAAACGGATGCTGCAGGAAGCCGTCGATTCCCTGATCGATAATGGCCGCCGCGGCCGTCCGGTTACAGGACCGGGTAACCGCCCGCTTAAATCCCTGTCGCATATGCTGAAAGGGAAGCAGGGCCGTTTCCGTCAGAACCTGCTTGGAAAACGGGTTGACTATTCAGGCCGTTCCGTTATCGTTGTCGGACCGAATCTGAAGATGTATCAATGCGGTCTGCCGAAAGAAATGGCAATCGAATTGTTCAAGCCGTTTGTGATGAAAGAATTGGTGGAGCGCGGACTTGCCCACAACATCAAGAGTGCAAAGCGCAAAATCGAACGCCTTCACTCGGAAGTATGGGATGTACTTGAAGAAGTTATTAAGGAGCATCCGGTTCTCTTGAACCGTGCACCGACACTTCACCGTCTAGGTATCCAGGCATTCGAACCGACACTTGTCGAAGGACGCGCGATTCGTCTGCATCCGCTCGTATGTACTGCATACAACGCAGACTTTGACGGGGACCAGATGGCTGTTCACGTGCCGTTGTCTTCAGAGGCACAGGCAGAAGCCCGTCTCTTGATGCTTGCAGCACAGAACATCTTGAATCCGAAAGACGGGAAGCCGGTTGTAACACCGTCTCAGGATATGGTGCTTGGTAACTACTACCTGACACTGGAGCGTAAAAATGCCACAGGTGAAGGGTCGAGCTTCTATGGACCGAATGAAGTGATGGTTGCTTATCAGAACGGCCATGTGCATCTGCACAGCCGGATTGCGATCAAAGCTTCGTCAGTTAACAATCCGACATTCACTGAAGAGCAGAATAAGATGCTCCTGCTGACGACTGTCGGGAAAGTGATCTTTAACGAGATCTTGCCGAAGTCGTTCCCATATATCAATGAACCGACGGATTATAACTTGCAGGTAGAAACACCGGCAAAGTATTTCGTTCCGACAAATACGGATATCCGTAAGCATTTCGAAACAGCTGAACTCGTACAGCCGTTCAAAAAGAAAATCCTTGGAAATATCATTGCAGAAGTATTTAAACGATTCCACATTACGGAAACGTCCCGGATGCTTGACCGCATGAAAAATCTTGGATTCAGCTATTCCACAAAAGCTGGTATTACAATCGGGATTTCCGATATCGTGGTGCTGCCGGATAAAGGTAAAATCCTGGAAGAGGCACAGGACAAAGTAGATAAAGTGACAAAGCAGTTCCGTCGCGGTCTCATTACAGAAGAGGAACGCTATGAGCGGGTCATTTCTTACTGGAGCCAGGCGAAAGATGTCATTCAGGACAAGCTGATGGCATCACTTGATACTTTGAATCCTATCTTCATGATGAGTGATTCCGGTGCGCGAGGTAACGCGTCCAACTTCACACAGCTCGCCGGTATGCGCGGTCTCATGGCAAACCCGGCCGGCCGAATCATCGAACTTCCAATCAAGTCATCATTCCGTGAAGGTCTTACAGTACTCGAGTACTTCATCTCGACACACGGTGCCCGTAAAGGTCTTGCAGATACTGCACTGAAGACAGCTGACTCCGGTTACCTGACCCGTCGTCTTGTAGATGTGGCACAGGATGTCATCGTCCGTGAAGATGATTGCGGAACTGACCGCGGTCTGCTCGTAGGTGCCCTGATGGAAGGTACAGAAGTAATCGAGGAACTCGAAGAGCGGATTGTCGGACGCCATACGAAGAAAACGATCCGTCATCCGGAAACGAAAGAAGTAATCCTTCCGAAAGATGAACTGATTACGGAAGACATTACCCGAATTATCATTGAATCGGGTCTTAAGGAAATCACAATTCGCTCTGCGTTTATGTGTAATACAAAGCACGGGGTGTGTAAGAAGTGCTACGGTACGAACCTGGCAACAGGCGAGGAAGTCGAAGTGGGCGAAGCAGTCGGTATCATCGCTGCCCAGTCGATCGGTGAACCGGGCACACAGCTGACAATGCGTACGTTCCATACGGGCGGCGTAGCCGGAAGCGATATTACACAAGGTCTTCCGCGTATCCAGGAGATTTTTGAATCGCGTAATCCGAAAGGACAGGCGGTTATCAGTGAAATCACCGGTACTGTTACAGCGGTTGATGAGATCCGTGAAGGCCAGAAAGAAATCACCATTCAAGGTGATGTGGAAACACGCAAATATTCTACACCTTACAATGCGCGTCTGCGGGTTGCTGTAGATAATCAGATTGCACGCGGACAAGTGCTGACAGAAGGATCCATCGATCCAAAAGAACTGCTTCGCGTAAAAGATGTAGCATCAGTGCAGGAATATCTGCTGAAAGAAGTACAGAAAGTTTACCGGATGCAAGGGGTAGAGATCGGGGATAAGCACGTTGAAGTTATGGTACGCCAAATGCTCCGGAAAGTCCGGGTCATTGAAGCGGGCGATACGGATCTGCTGCCAGGCTCACTTCTTGATATCCACCAGTTTACCGAAGCTAACGTAAAAGCGGTACTGGCCGGAGACATGCCAGCAACCAGCCGACCGGTTATTCTCGGGATTACAAAAGCATCCCTTGAAACTGAGTCCTTCCTCTCTGCTGCCTCATTCCAGGAAACAACACGTGTCCTGACCGACGCAGCGATCAAGGGGAAACGGGATGAGCTTCTCGGACTCAAAGAGAATGTCATCATCGGTAAACTGGTTCCTGCCGGAACAGGCATGCAGCGCTACCGCCAGATTGAACTGGACGGCGTGGAAAATGAACCGCTTGAAGAAGTGGTGAATGCAGAATAA
- the rpsL gene encoding 30S ribosomal protein S12, whose protein sequence is MPTINQLVRKPRKSKSSKSDSPALNKGYNSFKKSQTDVSSPQKRGVCTRVGTMTPKKPNSALRKYARVRLTNQIEVTAYIPGEGHNLQEHSVVLIRGGRVKDLPGVRYHIVRGALDTAGVNNRMQSRSLYGTKRPKEKK, encoded by the coding sequence ATGCCTACAATTAACCAATTGGTACGTAAGCCTCGTAAATCCAAAAGCAGCAAATCCGATTCACCGGCTTTGAACAAAGGTTATAACAGCTTCAAGAAAAGCCAGACAGACGTGAGTTCACCACAAAAACGTGGAGTTTGTACGCGTGTTGGTACAATGACACCGAAAAAACCGAACTCGGCACTTCGTAAATATGCGCGTGTGCGTCTGACTAACCAGATTGAAGTAACAGCTTACATTCCGGGCGAAGGCCACAACCTGCAGGAGCACAGTGTCGTACTGATCCGCGGCGGACGTGTAAAAGACCTTCCGGGTGTACGTTACCATATCGTACGCGGAGCGCTTGATACTGCTGGTGTTAACAACCGTATGCAGAGCCGTTCCCTTTACGGTACGAAAAGACCGAAAGAGAAAAAATAA
- the rpsG gene encoding 30S ribosomal protein S7 — MPRKGPVSKRDVLPDPIYNSKLVTRLINKMMVDGKKGTSQKILYGAFELIRERSGKEPIEVYEQALTNVMPVLEVRARRVGGANYQVPVEVRPERRTTLGLRYLVNYSRLRGEKTMEERLANEILDAANNTGASVKKREDMHKMAEANKAFAHYRW, encoded by the coding sequence ATGCCTCGTAAAGGTCCTGTATCTAAACGTGATGTGCTGCCGGATCCGATTTACAATTCGAAACTGGTGACACGTCTGATCAATAAAATGATGGTTGACGGTAAAAAAGGAACTTCTCAGAAGATTCTCTATGGAGCATTTGAACTGATTCGTGAACGTAGCGGCAAAGAGCCGATCGAAGTTTACGAACAGGCGCTTACTAATGTAATGCCAGTACTTGAAGTGCGTGCACGCCGTGTCGGTGGCGCGAACTACCAGGTGCCGGTTGAAGTACGTCCTGAACGCCGTACAACACTCGGCCTTCGTTACCTCGTTAATTACTCGCGTCTGCGCGGTGAAAAGACGATGGAAGAGCGTCTGGCTAATGAAATTCTTGATGCTGCCAACAATACTGGTGCATCTGTGAAGAAACGTGAAGACATGCACAAAATGGCAGAAGCGAATAAAGCATTCGCTCACTACCGCTGGTAG
- the fusA gene encoding elongation factor G: protein MPREFSLERTRNIGIMAHIDAGKTTTTERILYYTGRIHKLGETHEGASQMDWMEQEQERGITITSAATTAAWADHRVNIIDTPGHVDFTVEVERSLRVLDGAVAVLDAQSGVEPQTETVWRQATTYGVPRVVFVNKMDKIGADFLYSVKTMHDRLQANAHPIQIPIGAEDEFEAIIDLVEMRAIFYGNDEGTDIQIREIPESHMAQAEEWREKLVEAVAELDENLMEKYLGGEEITNEELRAAIRQGTVNVEFYPVVCGSAFKNKGVQLMLNAVIDYLPSPLDVKAITGHVPDSEEEVIRKAGDDQPFSALAFKVMTDPYVGKLTFFRVYSGVLNSGSYVQNSTKGKRERVGRILQMHANSREEIAQVYSGDIAAAVGLKDTTTGDTLCDEKSLVILESMEFPEPVISLSVEPKSKADQDKMTTALQKLQEEDPTFRAHTDQETGQVIIAGMGELHLDIIVDRMRREFKVEANVGAPQVSYRETFRSSAQVEGKFVRQSGGRGQFGHVWIEFSPNEEGAGFEFENAIVGGVVPREYIPAVEAGLRDSLDNGVIAGYPLIDIKARLYDGSYHDVDSNEMAFKIAASMALKNAISKVNPVILEPIMRVEVVIPEEYLGDIMGDITSRRGRVEGMDARGNAQVVRAMVPLAEMFGYATSLRSNTQGRGVFSMHFDHYEEVPKSISEGIIKKNKGE from the coding sequence ATGCCAAGAGAGTTCTCCTTAGAAAGAACACGTAATATCGGAATCATGGCCCACATTGATGCCGGTAAAACAACTACTACGGAGCGTATTTTATACTACACTGGCCGTATCCATAAACTCGGTGAAACACACGAAGGGGCTTCTCAGATGGACTGGATGGAGCAGGAGCAGGAGCGTGGAATCACGATCACTTCTGCTGCGACAACAGCTGCCTGGGCGGACCACCGTGTTAATATCATCGATACACCGGGACACGTAGACTTCACAGTTGAAGTAGAACGTTCCCTCCGGGTGCTTGATGGTGCGGTTGCAGTTCTTGATGCGCAGTCCGGCGTGGAACCGCAGACAGAAACGGTTTGGCGCCAGGCAACAACATACGGAGTACCGCGTGTTGTTTTCGTCAATAAAATGGATAAAATCGGAGCAGATTTCCTCTACTCTGTAAAAACAATGCACGACCGCCTTCAGGCGAATGCACATCCGATTCAGATTCCAATCGGTGCTGAAGATGAATTTGAAGCAATCATTGACCTTGTGGAAATGAGAGCAATATTCTACGGCAACGATGAAGGAACGGATATCCAAATCCGTGAAATTCCTGAATCTCATATGGCGCAAGCTGAAGAATGGCGTGAAAAGCTGGTTGAAGCTGTAGCAGAACTCGATGAAAATCTCATGGAGAAATATCTGGGCGGCGAAGAAATCACAAATGAAGAATTGCGTGCAGCAATCCGTCAGGGAACAGTCAACGTTGAGTTCTACCCGGTTGTCTGTGGCTCTGCCTTCAAAAACAAAGGTGTTCAGCTGATGCTGAATGCAGTTATCGATTACCTTCCATCACCACTTGATGTAAAAGCAATCACTGGTCATGTACCAGACAGTGAAGAAGAAGTAATCCGTAAAGCTGGAGACGATCAGCCGTTCTCAGCACTCGCATTCAAAGTTATGACTGACCCGTATGTTGGGAAACTGACATTCTTCCGCGTATATTCAGGTGTCCTGAATTCCGGATCGTATGTACAGAACTCAACAAAAGGCAAACGTGAGCGTGTTGGACGTATCCTTCAGATGCACGCGAACTCCCGCGAAGAAATCGCACAGGTTTATTCCGGAGATATCGCAGCTGCAGTAGGTTTGAAAGATACAACAACAGGCGATACGCTTTGTGACGAAAAAAGCCTAGTAATTCTGGAGTCTATGGAATTCCCTGAGCCGGTTATTTCCCTTTCGGTTGAACCGAAATCGAAAGCTGACCAGGATAAAATGACAACAGCGCTTCAGAAATTACAGGAAGAAGATCCGACTTTCCGCGCGCACACTGACCAGGAAACTGGACAGGTTATCATTGCTGGTATGGGTGAACTTCACCTGGACATCATTGTTGACCGTATGCGCCGTGAATTCAAAGTTGAAGCTAACGTGGGTGCTCCTCAGGTATCTTACCGTGAAACATTCCGTAGCTCTGCACAAGTAGAAGGGAAGTTCGTCCGTCAGTCCGGTGGCCGTGGTCAGTTTGGACATGTATGGATCGAGTTCTCTCCTAACGAAGAGGGCGCAGGTTTCGAATTTGAAAATGCAATCGTCGGTGGTGTGGTTCCGCGTGAATACATCCCGGCTGTTGAAGCAGGCCTCCGCGATTCACTCGATAATGGTGTTATTGCTGGTTATCCGCTGATCGATATCAAAGCAAGACTTTATGACGGTTCTTACCATGACGTTGACTCCAACGAAATGGCGTTTAAAATCGCTGCCTCTATGGCATTGAAAAACGCAATTTCTAAAGTTAACCCGGTAATTCTTGAGCCGATCATGCGCGTCGAGGTTGTTATTCCTGAAGAATATCTCGGGGATATCATGGGTGACATTACGTCACGCCGCGGCCGTGTAGAAGGTATGGATGCCCGCGGTAACGCACAGGTAGTCCGTGCGATGGTACCTCTTGCAGAAATGTTCGGCTATGCAACTTCACTGCGTTCCAATACGCAGGGCCGCGGTGTGTTCTCAATGCACTTCGACCACTATGAAGAAGTGCCGAAATCGATTTCTGAGGGGATCATTAAGAAAAATAAAGGCGAATAA
- the tuf gene encoding elongation factor Tu, whose product MGKAKFDRSKTHANIGTIGHVDHGKTTLTAAIATVLARASGGEARSYDQIDNAPEEKERGITINTSHVEYETATRHYAHVDCPGHADYVKNMITGAAQMDGGILVVSAADGPMPQTREHILLSRQVGVPYLVVFLNKCDMVDDEELLELVEMEVRDLLSEYDFPGDDVPVVKGSALKALEGETEWEEKILELMNAVDEYIPTPERDTDKPFMMPVEDVFSITGRGTVATGRVERGQIKVGENVQIIGLTEEPKTTTVTGVEMFRKLLDYAEAGDNIGALLRGVSRDDIQRGQVLAKPGTITPHTEFKAEVYVLSKEEGGRHTPFFSNYRPQFYFRTTDVTGVITLPEGVEMVMPGDNIEMNVALISPIALEDGTKFSIREGGRTVGAGVVAKITK is encoded by the coding sequence ATGGGTAAAGCTAAATTTGACCGCTCCAAAACACACGCGAATATCGGTACAATCGGACACGTTGACCATGGTAAAACTACGCTGACTGCAGCAATTGCTACAGTTCTTGCTAGAGCATCAGGCGGGGAAGCTCGTTCTTATGACCAAATCGACAACGCACCTGAAGAAAAAGAGCGTGGTATCACAATCAACACTTCTCACGTTGAGTACGAAACTGCTACTCGCCACTATGCACACGTTGACTGCCCAGGTCACGCTGACTATGTTAAAAACATGATCACTGGTGCTGCACAAATGGATGGCGGGATCCTGGTAGTATCTGCTGCTGATGGCCCAATGCCACAGACTCGTGAGCACATCCTTCTTTCACGTCAGGTAGGCGTACCTTACCTTGTTGTATTCTTGAACAAATGCGACATGGTAGACGACGAAGAGCTTCTTGAACTCGTTGAAATGGAAGTTCGCGACCTGTTGTCTGAATATGACTTCCCTGGCGACGATGTACCTGTTGTTAAAGGTTCCGCTCTGAAAGCTCTCGAAGGCGAAACTGAATGGGAAGAAAAAATCTTGGAACTGATGAATGCAGTTGATGAGTACATCCCAACTCCAGAACGCGACACTGACAAGCCATTCATGATGCCGGTTGAGGACGTATTCTCAATCACTGGCCGTGGTACGGTTGCAACTGGACGTGTAGAACGCGGACAGATCAAGGTTGGCGAAAACGTTCAAATCATCGGTCTTACTGAAGAACCAAAAACTACAACTGTAACAGGTGTAGAAATGTTCCGTAAGCTTCTTGACTACGCAGAAGCTGGCGACAACATTGGCGCACTTCTTCGCGGTGTTTCCCGTGATGACATTCAGCGTGGACAGGTTCTGGCGAAGCCAGGCACAATCACTCCACATACTGAATTCAAAGCGGAAGTTTATGTGCTTTCAAAAGAAGAAGGTGGACGTCATACGCCATTCTTCTCAAACTATCGTCCGCAGTTCTACTTCCGTACAACTGACGTAACGGGCGTTATCACTCTTCCTGAAGGCGTTGAAATGGTTATGCCTGGGGACAACATCGAAATGAACGTTGCCCTGATCTCTCCAATCGCGCTTGAAGATGGAACGAAATTCTCAATCCGTGAAGGTGGCCGTACTGTAGGCGCCGGCGTCGTTGCTAAAATCACGAAGTAA
- a CDS encoding ISL3 family transposase — translation MCGGRTHRHDRKIRRFRHGYAWHIGTLWIELAVPRQRCLGCAYTFTYDYGLGLIRYSTAAYRREIVRGCHGRALSDVASEYQLPYTTVERWFYRYAPEQAKEEKAERICVDEFAFRKGHSYATSVLNADTGSVLAVARGRDEEAIKTVLAKVKGSVKVVVSDLAPAMAKAIQATFPSAGHILDRFHIIQFFTEALKRRRRYLIEAKKHHTVRFIDRCLACEPAALTEGERAYVFRWLEEDSHLCHLYQALQHIRYVFKATTPTQAGRRLSDWMKRYQFHGCRAAAKIAKSLIVRETALLETILSPLSNGIMEGTNNKIKLIKRRGYGYRNDAHLFLRIRLETG, via the coding sequence ATTTGTGGCGGAAGAACCCATCGCCATGATCGGAAAATCCGCCGCTTTCGCCATGGGTATGCCTGGCATATTGGTACCCTGTGGATTGAACTAGCCGTTCCCAGACAGCGCTGCTTGGGTTGTGCCTACACGTTCACCTACGATTACGGGCTTGGGCTCATCCGTTATTCCACCGCTGCCTACCGTCGCGAAATCGTCCGTGGCTGCCATGGCCGCGCCCTTTCGGACGTGGCCTCCGAGTATCAGCTGCCATATACCACGGTGGAACGGTGGTTTTACCGGTATGCGCCAGAACAGGCAAAAGAAGAAAAAGCGGAACGGATCTGTGTCGATGAGTTCGCTTTCCGTAAAGGCCATTCCTATGCGACCAGTGTGCTGAATGCCGATACCGGAAGCGTGCTGGCTGTCGCCCGCGGACGGGACGAGGAGGCGATCAAAACTGTCCTGGCAAAGGTGAAGGGATCTGTGAAAGTGGTGGTGAGCGATCTGGCACCCGCCATGGCCAAGGCAATCCAAGCCACCTTTCCGTCCGCCGGCCACATCCTGGACCGTTTCCATATCATTCAATTCTTTACGGAGGCGCTCAAAAGGAGGCGCCGGTATTTGATCGAGGCGAAAAAGCATCACACGGTCCGCTTTATCGACCGTTGCCTGGCGTGTGAGCCGGCGGCTCTTACTGAAGGAGAGCGTGCCTATGTATTCCGCTGGCTGGAGGAAGACAGCCACCTATGCCATCTCTATCAGGCTTTACAGCACATCCGGTATGTCTTCAAAGCGACAACACCTACACAGGCAGGGCGACGGCTTTCCGACTGGATGAAGCGCTATCAGTTCCATGGATGCCGGGCAGCAGCTAAAATCGCAAAGAGCCTGATCGTTAGGGAAACCGCATTACTGGAAACCATTCTGTCCCCTTTATCAAACGGCATTATGGAAGGAACGAACAATAAGATCAAACTTATCAAAAGACGGGGATACGGCTACCGGAACGATGCCCATCTTTTCCTGCGAATCCGCTTGGAGACCGGGTGA
- the ilvE gene encoding branched-chain-amino-acid transaminase, producing MMDQVIFMNGEFVKKEYAKVSVYDHGFLYGDGVFEGIRSYDGNVFRLEEHLERLYDSAKSIMLAIPYTAEEMTDIVVGTLQRNGLRDAYIRLVVSRGVGNLGLDPSSCAQPNVIVIAEKLSLFPKALYETGIEIVSVATRRNRSDVLSPKVKSLNYLNNILVKIEANLAGVPEALMMNEQGYVAEGSADNIFIVKNNKLLTPPGYVGALEGITRNAIIELAARKGYDMKEGVFTRHDVYVADEVFLTGTAAEVISVIKVDGRIIGDGKPGPVTNDLLYAFRELVQEDGVKVYGDKVSII from the coding sequence ATGATGGACCAAGTCATATTCATGAACGGTGAATTTGTTAAAAAAGAATACGCAAAGGTTTCTGTATATGATCATGGTTTTCTGTACGGAGATGGTGTTTTTGAAGGAATCAGGAGTTATGATGGCAACGTGTTTCGATTAGAGGAGCACTTGGAACGACTTTATGATTCCGCCAAGTCAATCATGCTGGCGATTCCCTATACGGCTGAAGAAATGACAGATATTGTGGTTGGAACTCTCCAGCGCAATGGATTGCGGGATGCATACATTCGATTGGTGGTTTCCAGAGGAGTCGGCAATTTAGGTCTTGATCCATCCAGCTGTGCGCAGCCGAATGTAATTGTCATTGCTGAAAAGCTGTCCCTGTTTCCGAAAGCGTTATATGAGACGGGGATCGAAATCGTATCCGTCGCTACACGGCGAAACCGCTCAGATGTTTTGAGCCCTAAAGTGAAATCCTTGAACTATTTAAATAACATCCTAGTGAAAATTGAAGCAAATCTCGCCGGTGTACCGGAAGCGTTGATGATGAATGAACAAGGATATGTGGCAGAAGGATCAGCAGATAATATCTTTATTGTGAAGAACAATAAATTGCTGACACCGCCAGGCTATGTGGGTGCGCTTGAAGGTATTACCCGAAACGCGATCATTGAGCTTGCTGCCCGAAAAGGATACGACATGAAAGAAGGAGTTTTCACCAGACATGACGTGTATGTGGCGGACGAAGTGTTTCTGACAGGAACTGCAGCTGAAGTGATTTCAGTTATCAAAGTGGATGGCCGAATCATCGGCGATGGAAAACCGGGTCCGGTGACAAATGATTTGCTGTACGCTTTTCGGGAGCTTGTTCAGGAAGACGGCGTGAAAGTATACGGTGATAAAGTCAGCATCATTTGA